Part of the Pseudarthrobacter sp. NBSH8 genome is shown below.
GCACTACGAGCTTCTGGTGCGGGGTGGTGCGCAGACGGTAGGAGCCGCGGGCCTCAAGGGTGTCCGCGAGCTTGACCAGCTGCGAGCCGGACAGGCGGCCGGCCAGCGGGGTGGCGCCGATGAAGAACTTGCCGTCCTTCTGCTCGTGCACACCGATGTGGTCGCCCGGGGTGGTGGGCTTGGGCGCGGCGGGACCGTCGGCCAGCTTGTAGCCGAGGTATTCGTCCTCGAGGATCTGGCGGAACTTCGCCGGTCCCCAGTCGGCCATCAGGAACTTCAGGCGGGCCTTGGTGCGCATGCGGCGGTAGCCGTAGTCGCGGAAGATGCTCGTGACGCCGAGCCAGACTTCGGCAGCCTCCTCGGGCTTCACGAAGGCGCCCAGGCGCTTGCCGAGCATCGGGTTGGTGGACAGCGCGCCGCCGGCCCAGAGATCGTAGCCGACGCCCAGTTCGGGGTGGCGGACACCCACCAGGGCGAAGTCGTTGATCTCGTGGACCACGTCCTGGCTGGGGTGGCCGGTGATGGCGGTTTTGTACTTACGCGGCAGGTTGGACAGCAGCGGGTTGCCGATGAAACGCTCGCCCAGCTCCGCGATGAGCGGCGTGGGGTCGATGATTTCGTCCTTAGCGATGCCGGCCACCGGCGAGCCCAGGATGACACGGGGCACGTCGCCGCAGGCCTCGGTGGTGGACAGGCCAACGCCCTCAAGCCGCTTCCAGATCTCAGGGATGTCCTCCACCCGGATCCAGTGCAGCTGGATGTTCTGGCGGTCCGTGAGGTCGGCGGAATCCCGGCCGAAATCAACGGAAATCTGGCCGATGACGCGCAGCTGCTCGGTGGTGAGTGCGCCGCCGTCGATCCTGACCCGGAGCATGAAGTACTTGTCTTCGAGCTCGTGCGGCTCGAGCGTGGCGGTCTTGCCGCCGTCGATCCCGGGCTTGCGCTGGGTGTACAGGCCCCACCAGCGGAAGCGGCCGTGCAGGTCCTGGCTGGGGATGGCGTCGAAGCCGTCCTTGGAATAGATGGTCTCGATACGCTCGCGCACGTTGAGGCCGTCGTCTTCCTGTTTCCAGGTTTCGTTGGCGTTCAGCGGGGTTTTGCCGTCCACTTTCCACTGCCCGTGCGGCTTTGCAGCGGGGCGGGAGGCGCGCGCGGGGCGCTTGGCGGCGGCGGGGTCCACGGACGCTCCGGCTAGAGCTGTATCAGTCATGCATCGACTGTAGGTGCCCGTCTGAGCGCGTCACAAAGGTCCGGAAACGGGAGGTCACCTAGGGAAACAATTCGTCACGAACCGCCAGAGAGCCTTGAAGAAGCCCGCCCGCTGTGCTTCGTTGCGGTTCCCGGGGGCGCCTATTGACCGTGTACGACGGCGGCGTCGAACCGTTCCAGCGCAATCTCGGCGAGCACCGGCGAGGGCAGCAGTGGTTCAGTCACGAGGTCAGCACCGGCTTTGGCCAGCTGGTCGTGGAAGAACCCCGGCGCGAGGAGGTAGGAGGCAATCACCACGCGGCCGCCGTCGTCCACGGCCCCCGCGGACTCCCCCGCCCCGGCACCTCCGGCCAGTTCCTGGCGCAGAATGGCGACGGCGTCGCGCACCGACGGCTGGGCAGAGGCACCGTAGGCGGGCAGAATCCGGTTGCGCCGCAGCGCCCTGAGCTGGTCGGCGAGCTCTTCCACGCTGACAGCGGCGTTGGGGTTCGACGAGCCGGCGGCGGCGAGGACGATGGCGTCGCGGTCCGTGACGCCGGCCTCGCGGAGGCGCTGGTCCAGCAGGGCCGCGAGCCGCGGGTCCGGGCCGAGCGGCGCTGCCGCCAGGCTGCCCGGACGGCTTTTAACAGCGCGGGCGATGTCCACCTTGACGTGGTAGCCCACGCTCAGGAGCAGCGGCACAACGACGGCCTGTTGTTCTTCGGGGAGGCCCGCCACCACGTCCACGAGGTCCGGCTCCTGGACGTCCACGTAGGCTTCGCGAACGTCCAGGCCCGGGCGCAGGGCGGCGATGCCTGCGCGCAGCGCGTTGACCTCCGCGGCGCCCTGTGGGCTGGACGTCCCGTGGGCACAGGCGATCATGATCGGGTTGTTCATAAGGGCTAGCGTAACGTTGGAGCCGCCCTGTCCGCCCACCTTAAACCGCCGGGACGCCACATGACATTGCCGTTCGACACATTGCCGTTCGACACATTGCCGTTCGACATCGACCTGGTATGGCTTGACCTGGCCGGCGTCTTCTTCTTCGCCGTCTCCGGGTCCCTGTTGGCGGCACGGAAGCAGTTCGACCTGGTGGGGTCGCTGCTGCTGGCGTCCCTGGTTTCCCTCGGCGGCGGCGTCATCCGGGACATCATCCTCAACACCACGCCGGCAGCCTTCTCCAACCCCGCGTATCTGGTTCCCCCGGTCCTGGCCACCGTCCTGGTGTATTTCCTGTACTCCAGCGTGCAGCGGTATACCTCGCTGCTGGTGCTGTTCGACGCCGGCGGGTTGGCCCTCTTCTGCATCACCGGAACGCTGAAGGCCCTGGCGCTGGGGATGAATCCGGTGGCTGCCGTGCTGCTCGGCGTGACCACGGCGGTGGGCGGCGGCCTGCTGCGGGACATCACCGCCAACGAGGTGCCGCAGCTGTTCAACCCCCGGGACCTTTACGCGCTGCCAGCCTTCAGCGGGTCGGCCTTGACCGCGCTGCTCTGGGTCACCGGCGCCTTCAATGTGCTGACGGCGTGCGCGGTGGCGGCCGTGGTGTTCGCGTTCCGCGTGGCTGCCTGGCGCCGGTCCTGGTATGTCCCGCTCGCTGTACGTGGCTTGCACCGGCGGGGCTCCGGCGGAGGCGGGGCTGATGGGGCTGGCAGCGGCTCGGGAGCAGGCCGCAGTTAGCTAGGATATGAGCATGACTGAAATGTTCCTCGAGAAGTTCCGCGCGCTTGTTCCGACCCATCTCGAGGACGAATGGCAGGAAGAAGACGGCCTGCCTGCCGACGAACTGGACGCGGCCCTCGCCGAACACCAGTTCCAGGTTCCCCTGGTCCTCCGCGAGTTCTACCTGGCGGTGGGCGGCTGCGAGGACATCATGGAGGCGTACCACTACTTCTGGGATCCCGAAGAGCTGGAAGTGGATGACGAAGGCTTCCTGATGTTCCTCGAGGATGAGGAAGAACAGTTCACCTGGGGCTTCCGCGTAGGCGACCTCGGCATCCCGGACCCCATCGTGTACCGCCGCAACAACGCCCGCGGCCAGTGGAAGAGCGAAGAAGGCACGTTCTCCGAATTCGTCTTCGACATGTTCGAGTGGGCCTTCAACGACGAGGAAGAAAACTAGGGTCCTCCTGCCCTGCCCCCTCCTGCCCCGCCCCCTCCTGCCCTGCCCCCTTCGGCGTCCGGCCGCCGCTGGAATTCCCCAGGTTTGGCTGGTCCGCCCGGCGAGCCTCCTCGATCTGCCGGAGTGTCGGCGGGTTCTCGAAGCGAAGCAGGGGAATCTCAGCGCACTACGCGGCCGCGTAGGACCTGCCACACTTCGTCCACGACCTTCTGCGGGTTGTAGACCACCTGCGCGTAGCCGTATCTGAGCACAGCGTAGCCATCCAGGGTGCTCGCATTGTTCCGTAGCCGGTCCTTCTTGACCTGTCTGGGCTGGAGATGCGTTTCGCCGTCGAGCTCCACGATGAGGAATTCCTCCAGCAGGAAGTCCACGATTCCGATCCCGGGAAGATCAACCTGGGTCTGGACGAACATGCCCTCACTCCGGAAGAGGAGCCGGGCCACCACCTCGATGGGTGAACCGGCGGTGCCATCCACCAGGTCCAAGACCCTGCGGGCGGCTCCGTTTCGGTTTCCCGGCAGGTGTCCGCGCAGGTAATCCAGCGTGGTCCTGCCTTGCAGCAACGCGCTCTCCACCATGACGGCGGCCTCGACTTCCGGTAAACACCGCAGGCCATGAAGCAGCACATCGGTCAAGCCGGCAACTGGCCAGGGCACATCCTGGGGCACCACACTCTCACGATGGACCACAACATCCCCGGCAGCCCCGTGCCGGCAGAGCAGGTGAAGGGCCGCAGGTTGGTGCAGCCGCCACAGCCGGTGGTGTGTGCTGGCCGAGCCGCAACTGAGCAGACCGTTGGCCAGGACCGCACCCACGAGCTCGGGAGCGGCTCCGGGCAGTGCCACCACTCCGTGCCGGAGCCGCCGCATCTGGCCTGCCTCAATGGCCACCCGGATGTTACGATCTGAGAATCCGGCCTGACGCAATGTTGCTGTCCTGGCAACGGAGCCTGCGTACTTGAGGTAAGAAGTGACGTCCATGCTCCCAGCAGAGCCGACCATTGCTCCCGCCGGCAGTGTCCAAATCAGCTATGTGCAAAACCGGGCCGCTGGGTCTCCCCTGGTTTGGGCGCCCGTGCCGGCGTGGCGGCAGAACTCACCGGGCTGCCAGCGGCATCTCCAGGCAAACGTGGGGAAATACAGCAGGGCCGCAAGCCCAGAAGCCTGTGACACGCGCAGTAACAGCAGGCTTGCATCCTGTGACAAACCTGTCATACACTGTTCACGGATCCGCTAAACGCCTCCGGCGGGTCTGATGCGAACGGAGATATAGCCCCGGTTCGACGCAACGTGTGATTCGTTTCGTCGCTGAGAACCGGGGCTATTGCATTTAACGAAGTCCGCCAAGCAAACAGCGAGGGCCCCGGCCAGGTTCACCCCGTCGAGGCCCCGCTGGACAACAAGAGAATCAGCTCGCGCGGTCCACCACAGCCAGGGCAAAGTGGGCCAGCGACGACTTGACAACACCCTCGGGAAGCGGTGCCAGCGCGGCGATTGCTTCGTCGGCCCAGCGGCGGGCAATCACCCAGGACTCGGCTGTCACGGGGTGCTCGCGCAGCCCGGCCACGGCGGCAGCCAGGGCAGCGTCGGAGGTCAGGTCCCCATCAATGAGCTTCAAAAGGTCGACGGCGGACTGGTCACCGGCTGCGGCATCGCGCCGCAGGAACAGGACAGGCAGGGTGGGCACACCTTCGCGGAGGTCCGTGCCCGGTGCCTTGCCGGATTTCACCTTGACGCCGGTGACATCAATGACGTCGTCGGCGAGCTGGAAGGCCACGCCCACCTTTTCGCCGTACTCCACCAGGAGCTCCTCGTAGGCCTCGTCGGCACCGGCGAAGATGGCACCGAGCTGGCCGGACGCGGCCACCAGGGAACCGGTCTTGTCCGCGATGACGGACAGGTAGTGCTCCACCGGGTCCTCGTCCGGGCGCGGACCTACCGTTTCGTGCAGCTGGCCCAGGCACAGGCGCTCGAACGTCCGGGCCTGGATTCCCAGCGCGCGTGAGCCCAGCTCGGACACCAGGATGGACGCGCGGGCGAAGATGAGGTCGCCGGTGAGTACAGCCACGGAGTTTCCCCAGACCTCGTGGGCTGTGGGAGCGCCGCGGCGGAACGGGGCCGAGTCCATAACGTCGTCGTGGTACAGCGTTGCCAGGTGGGTCAGCT
Proteins encoded:
- a CDS encoding nitrite/sulfite reductase, giving the protein MTDTALAGASVDPAAAKRPARASRPAAKPHGQWKVDGKTPLNANETWKQEDDGLNVRERIETIYSKDGFDAIPSQDLHGRFRWWGLYTQRKPGIDGGKTATLEPHELEDKYFMLRVRIDGGALTTEQLRVIGQISVDFGRDSADLTDRQNIQLHWIRVEDIPEIWKRLEGVGLSTTEACGDVPRVILGSPVAGIAKDEIIDPTPLIAELGERFIGNPLLSNLPRKYKTAITGHPSQDVVHEINDFALVGVRHPELGVGYDLWAGGALSTNPMLGKRLGAFVKPEEAAEVWLGVTSIFRDYGYRRMRTKARLKFLMADWGPAKFRQILEDEYLGYKLADGPAAPKPTTPGDHIGVHEQKDGKFFIGATPLAGRLSGSQLVKLADTLEARGSYRLRTTPHQKLVVLDVAKDHVEPLVAELDALGLSARPSVFRRGTIACTGIEYCKLAIVETKVTAATAVADLERRLADLAESGELPHALSLHINGCPNSCARIQTADIGLKGMMLPTPDGDPSPGFQVHLGGGLASNSREEAGLGRTVRGLKVYVEDLPDYVERVVRTFVAKRAEGQTFAEWAHAADEEALQ
- a CDS encoding polyprenyl synthetase family protein, with translation MTNSADHSWTHAGHGLPDSEPSLNTTAIATGLQLPAGFAAIAEDAELGPAITNNLARVEKKLREAIANSDPLADATSRHLVEAGGKRIRPLLTLLCAHLGDASLPAVVQAAVVVELTHLATLYHDDVMDSAPFRRGAPTAHEVWGNSVAVLTGDLIFARASILVSELGSRALGIQARTFERLCLGQLHETVGPRPDEDPVEHYLSVIADKTGSLVAASGQLGAIFAGADEAYEELLVEYGEKVGVAFQLADDVIDVTGVKVKSGKAPGTDLREGVPTLPVLFLRRDAAAGDQSAVDLLKLIDGDLTSDAALAAAVAGLREHPVTAESWVIARRWADEAIAALAPLPEGVVKSSLAHFALAVVDRAS
- a CDS encoding DUF559 domain-containing protein, translated to MDVTSYLKYAGSVARTATLRQAGFSDRNIRVAIEAGQMRRLRHGVVALPGAAPELVGAVLANGLLSCGSASTHHRLWRLHQPAALHLLCRHGAAGDVVVHRESVVPQDVPWPVAGLTDVLLHGLRCLPEVEAAVMVESALLQGRTTLDYLRGHLPGNRNGAARRVLDLVDGTAGSPIEVVARLLFRSEGMFVQTQVDLPGIGIVDFLLEEFLIVELDGETHLQPRQVKKDRLRNNASTLDGYAVLRYGYAQVVYNPQKVVDEVWQVLRGRVVR
- a CDS encoding sirohydrochlorin chelatase, coding for MNNPIMIACAHGTSSPQGAAEVNALRAGIAALRPGLDVREAYVDVQEPDLVDVVAGLPEEQQAVVVPLLLSVGYHVKVDIARAVKSRPGSLAAAPLGPDPRLAALLDQRLREAGVTDRDAIVLAAAGSSNPNAAVSVEELADQLRALRRNRILPAYGASAQPSVRDAVAILRQELAGGAGAGESAGAVDDGGRVVIASYLLAPGFFHDQLAKAGADLVTEPLLPSPVLAEIALERFDAAVVHGQ
- a CDS encoding trimeric intracellular cation channel family protein, with amino-acid sequence MTLPFDTLPFDTLPFDIDLVWLDLAGVFFFAVSGSLLAARKQFDLVGSLLLASLVSLGGGVIRDIILNTTPAAFSNPAYLVPPVLATVLVYFLYSSVQRYTSLLVLFDAGGLALFCITGTLKALALGMNPVAAVLLGVTTAVGGGLLRDITANEVPQLFNPRDLYALPAFSGSALTALLWVTGAFNVLTACAVAAVVFAFRVAAWRRSWYVPLAVRGLHRRGSGGGGADGAGSGSGAGRS